One region of Microcoleus sp. FACHB-68 genomic DNA includes:
- a CDS encoding ATP-binding cassette domain-containing protein: MSIIVAKDLSKVYPVAVKEPGLKGTLNHFLRRTYRMIEAVRKVSFEIEAGEVVGFLGANGAGKTTTLKMLTGLIHPSAGTVHVAGMVPFQRDVSFLQQITLVMGQKQQLIWDLPALDSLKINAAVYGIPDKEYRLRLGELTEMLSLQGKLNQPVRKLSLGERMKAELMAALLHRPQVLFLDEPTLGLDVNAQVSVRQFLREYNQRYQATVLLTSHYMADITALCRRVLLIHEGQLVYDGSLDGLLDRFAPYREVQVELAHPLPVETMQATSMLSSYGELESVEGQSVRLLVKREELTGTVARILAELEVLDLTVTDPPIEEVIGRVFRTGKVT, encoded by the coding sequence ATGTCTATTATCGTAGCTAAAGACCTGAGCAAAGTCTACCCCGTGGCAGTGAAAGAACCTGGATTAAAAGGAACCCTGAACCACTTTTTGCGCCGCACTTACCGAATGATTGAGGCAGTTCGGAAAGTTTCATTTGAAATTGAAGCCGGCGAAGTGGTGGGATTTTTGGGGGCAAATGGTGCCGGTAAAACCACGACGCTGAAAATGCTCACCGGCTTAATTCATCCATCTGCCGGCACAGTGCACGTTGCCGGCATGGTTCCTTTTCAACGTGATGTGTCCTTTTTGCAACAAATTACCTTAGTTATGGGGCAAAAGCAGCAGTTGATCTGGGATCTGCCGGCACTTGACTCGCTAAAAATCAACGCAGCCGTCTATGGCATTCCTGATAAAGAATACCGCTTGCGGCTGGGAGAACTTACTGAAATGCTATCCCTGCAAGGCAAACTCAACCAGCCGGTGCGAAAACTCTCCCTTGGGGAACGAATGAAAGCAGAGTTAATGGCGGCACTGCTTCACCGGCCTCAAGTGTTATTCTTAGACGAACCAACACTGGGACTAGATGTAAATGCTCAAGTCAGTGTGCGACAATTCCTGCGCGAATATAACCAGCGTTATCAGGCAACGGTACTGCTGACGAGTCATTACATGGCAGATATCACAGCATTGTGCCGGCGTGTCTTGCTCATTCACGAGGGACAACTGGTTTATGATGGCAGTCTCGATGGACTTTTAGATCGTTTCGCGCCGTATCGAGAAGTGCAGGTTGAACTTGCTCATCCGCTGCCGGTGGAAACCATGCAGGCAACCTCAATGCTATCTTCCTACGGCGAATTGGAATCAGTCGAGGGGCAGTCAGTGCGTCTCCTCGTAAAGCGTGAAGAACTCACCGGCACTGTCGCCAGAATTTTAGCTGAATTAGAAGTGCTGGATTTAACTGTTACCGATCCACCGATTGAAGAAGTTATTGGCAGAGTTTTCCGCACCGGAAAAGTTACCTAA
- a CDS encoding anion transporter, translating into MYLKVFQSTVLALTYLGLGLGYIPSLRLNRTGIALIGAGFTVALGALNLKEAWVAIDPGIIIFLLSMMIVNAGLAASGFFQLALVFLTRHTGSPFALLVALTFSSGFLSALFLNDTIAILLTPLTLTLTRSLGLNPIPYLLALAGATNLGSVATISGNPQNLVIGSFSGISYLAFAKALTPVALLSLLVQIGWLWWLYPEVRSLKPYQHPLPARNRLFKPLLLKSLLVTVGLLAAFLAGFPLAESAWVAASLLLLSRRVKTQRLLSTVDWNLLVMFAGLFIITEATQRLGLLDGFTGFVDTPAGLLGVTVLLSNLISNVPAVLVLQPLIPQQDTSAWLLLAAGSTLAGNLTLLGSVANLIVAEVGSRQGYQLSFQEHLRFGAPLTLVTLILAYFWLS; encoded by the coding sequence ATGTATTTAAAAGTCTTCCAATCAACCGTATTGGCGCTGACTTACCTGGGGTTAGGATTAGGATACATCCCCAGCCTACGCCTGAACCGCACCGGCATTGCTTTAATCGGAGCCGGCTTTACAGTTGCTTTGGGTGCTTTAAACCTCAAAGAAGCGTGGGTTGCCATCGATCCCGGCATCATCATCTTCTTATTAAGCATGATGATTGTGAATGCCGGTCTGGCTGCATCGGGTTTTTTTCAACTAGCTTTAGTCTTCCTGACGCGGCACACCGGCAGTCCTTTTGCGCTATTAGTCGCACTTACTTTCTCCAGCGGTTTCCTGTCTGCTTTATTCCTCAATGACACGATTGCGATTCTCCTAACGCCGCTCACTTTGACACTGACGAGATCGCTCGGACTTAACCCAATTCCCTATCTTCTCGCATTAGCCGGCGCAACAAACCTGGGTTCCGTGGCAACCATCAGTGGAAACCCGCAAAACCTGGTAATCGGTTCTTTTTCTGGCATCAGTTATTTAGCTTTTGCCAAAGCGCTCACGCCTGTAGCGCTGCTCAGTTTGCTTGTTCAAATCGGTTGGTTATGGTGGCTTTATCCGGAAGTGCGTTCACTTAAACCTTACCAGCACCCTTTGCCGGCAAGAAACCGACTCTTTAAACCTTTATTGCTGAAAAGCTTATTAGTGACTGTAGGACTTTTGGCAGCATTCCTTGCCGGCTTCCCCTTAGCTGAATCTGCCTGGGTTGCCGCCAGTTTGTTACTGCTTAGCCGGCGGGTAAAGACGCAGCGGCTTTTAAGTACGGTAGACTGGAACCTCTTAGTGATGTTTGCCGGTTTATTTATCATCACAGAGGCAACACAGCGACTCGGTTTATTAGATGGCTTTACGGGTTTTGTTGATACACCGGCAGGTTTGCTTGGCGTAACAGTGTTGCTGTCGAACCTGATTTCCAATGTGCCGGCGGTGCTAGTTTTGCAACCGCTTATCCCCCAGCAGGATACCTCAGCTTGGTTGTTGCTGGCAGCCGGATCGACGCTTGCCGGCAATCTAACTTTGTTGGGATCGGTGGCGAATCTGATTGTTGCTGAGGTTGGCAGCCGGCAAGGTTATCAGTTGTCCTTCCAAGAGCATTTGCGCTTTGGTGCGCCGCTAACTTTAGTAACGTTGATTTTGGCTTATTTTTGGCTAAGTTAA
- a CDS encoding PEP-CTERM sorting domain-containing protein (PEP-CTERM proteins occur, often in large numbers, in the proteomes of bacteria that also encode an exosortase, a predicted intramembrane cysteine proteinase. The presence of a PEP-CTERM domain at a protein's C-terminus predicts cleavage within the sorting domain, followed by covalent anchoring to some some component of the (usually Gram-negative) cell surface. Many PEP-CTERM proteins exhibit an unusual sequence composition that includes large numbers of potential glycosylation sites. Expression of one such protein has been shown restore the ability of a bacterium to form floc, a type of biofilm.) has product MFTNLYEKLAIATVGTALSLFALEVTPAGAATITYDFTVDITSGPLSGNEYNGFFSYDDTATSEAGELQEPFFDVTEFNFDFVNTALQQQGQNRTYTERDLRYDRRVFPHYFPLVFDGGEIVEDESGDLQLIPRGGELVGLGFSTFESFGNDAEAGWWTLTAGTKSFNGSSSFGYRFGWDELLGDPGLGGSGTVKYAMRSVPEPNTVFALGLLGAGWLLKRKNFSSRPSGLTAPAKSNS; this is encoded by the coding sequence ATGTTTACGAACCTCTACGAAAAATTAGCAATTGCAACTGTCGGCACCGCTTTAAGTTTATTTGCTCTCGAAGTTACTCCTGCCGGTGCTGCCACCATCACCTATGATTTCACCGTAGATATAACAAGTGGCCCGTTAAGTGGCAACGAGTACAATGGCTTTTTCAGCTACGATGACACAGCAACTTCCGAAGCCGGCGAACTACAAGAGCCTTTTTTTGATGTTACCGAATTCAATTTTGACTTTGTAAATACAGCGTTACAACAACAAGGGCAGAATAGAACCTATACAGAGCGTGACCTTCGCTACGACAGGCGGGTGTTTCCTCACTACTTTCCTTTAGTATTCGACGGCGGTGAAATCGTTGAGGATGAGTCTGGAGACTTGCAGCTGATTCCGCGAGGGGGTGAGCTGGTTGGTTTGGGATTCTCCACTTTCGAGTCGTTCGGCAACGATGCTGAGGCTGGTTGGTGGACACTGACGGCTGGGACAAAATCCTTTAACGGTTCTTCAAGCTTTGGCTACAGGTTCGGTTGGGACGAGTTGTTAGGTGATCCCGGACTAGGGGGATCGGGAACCGTGAAGTACGCAATGCGTTCCGTACCGGAACCGAATACGGTTTTTGCGCTTGGTCTTTTAGGTGCCGGCTGGTTGTTAAAGAGAAAGAACTTTTCTTCCCGTCCCTCCGGCTTAACCGCGCCGGCAAAGTCGAATTCCTAG
- the argJ gene encoding bifunctional ornithine acetyltransferase/N-acetylglutamate synthase, producing the protein MAQWQEISGGVTAPRGYRAAGIAAGLKPSGAPDLALIVSEGDAIAAGVFTTSQVRAACVDYCRQRLQAKASARAILCNAGQANAATGEQGWLDAIESAMLLAQELNIASDTILLASTGVIGQRIKMDGLRAGIPNLVAAASADGGDAAAKAICTTDLVPKSIAFEMQFGDRTVRMGGMCKGSGMIHPNMATMLAFITCDAAVSSHLWHDMLSRAADKSFNQITVDGDTSTNDTLIAFANGQSRTPAITEPGAEADKLEAMLTAICQYLAKAIARDGEGATCLVEVQVSGAKDEAAARQIAKTIVGSSLVKSAIFGRDPNWGRIAAAAGRAGVPFEQENLRIQLGDFLLMENGQPLPFDRAAASNYMKQAAAGAYLKEDTVLISVSVGNGAGSGTAWGCDLSYDYVKINAEYTT; encoded by the coding sequence ATGGCACAGTGGCAGGAAATTAGCGGTGGGGTAACGGCACCAAGAGGGTATCGGGCAGCAGGAATTGCAGCCGGCTTAAAGCCTTCGGGTGCGCCGGATTTGGCGTTAATTGTGTCTGAGGGAGATGCGATTGCGGCTGGGGTGTTTACGACTTCTCAAGTGCGGGCGGCGTGTGTGGATTACTGCCGGCAACGTTTGCAAGCCAAAGCCAGTGCTAGAGCGATTTTATGTAATGCCGGTCAAGCCAATGCTGCCACCGGCGAACAAGGTTGGCTGGATGCGATAGAAAGTGCAATGCTGTTGGCACAAGAACTGAATATTGCCTCCGACACGATTTTGCTGGCATCCACCGGCGTTATCGGGCAACGAATTAAAATGGACGGCTTGCGGGCGGGAATTCCCAACTTAGTAGCGGCAGCTTCGGCAGATGGGGGCGATGCTGCGGCGAAGGCGATCTGCACCACCGATTTAGTGCCGAAATCAATCGCCTTCGAGATGCAGTTTGGAGATCGCACAGTCCGGATGGGTGGAATGTGCAAAGGATCGGGCATGATTCATCCCAACATGGCAACAATGTTGGCGTTTATTACTTGCGATGCCGCTGTTTCGTCTCATCTTTGGCACGATATGTTAAGCCGCGCCGCAGATAAAAGTTTTAATCAAATTACCGTTGATGGTGATACGAGTACCAATGACACGTTAATCGCTTTCGCAAACGGACAATCTCGGACGCCGGCGATTACAGAACCTGGTGCGGAGGCGGACAAATTAGAGGCAATGCTGACTGCAATTTGTCAGTATTTAGCTAAGGCAATTGCACGGGATGGAGAGGGGGCAACCTGCTTAGTTGAAGTGCAAGTTTCCGGAGCAAAAGATGAAGCGGCAGCGCGTCAAATTGCTAAAACCATTGTCGGTTCCTCTTTGGTGAAGTCGGCAATTTTTGGACGTGATCCAAATTGGGGACGAATTGCAGCGGCGGCAGGACGTGCCGGCGTGCCATTTGAGCAAGAAAATCTCCGCATTCAGTTAGGAGATTTCTTATTAATGGAAAACGGTCAACCTCTGCCATTTGATCGGGCTGCCGCGAGTAATTATATGAAACAGGCGGCTGCGGGAGCGTATTTGAAAGAAGATACGGTTTTAATTTCCGTGAGTGTGGGAAATGGAGCCGGTTCTGGGACAGCTTGGGGATGTGATTTAAGTTATGACTATGTGAAGATTAACGCCGAATATACGACTTAA
- the gatB gene encoding Asp-tRNA(Asn)/Glu-tRNA(Gln) amidotransferase subunit GatB yields the protein MTTAASVKTQYEAIIGLETHCQLSTKTKIFSSSSTEFGAPPNTNIDPICMGMPGVLPVLNQKVLEYAVKTGLALNCEIAKYSKFDRKQYFYPDLPKNYQISQYDLPIAEHGWLEIELVDEEGNGRRKRIGITRLHMEEDAGKLVHAGSDRLSGSTYSLVDYNRAGIPLVEIVSEPDIRSGQEAAEYAQELQRIVRYLGVSDGNMQEGSLRCDVNISVRPVGQEKFGTKVEIKNMNSFSAIARAIDYEIERQIAAVEAGERIYQETRLWEEGSQRTISMRLKEGSSDYRYFPEPDLSPIEVSAKQLEQWKSELPQLPAHKRHHYETELGLSAYDARVLTEDRQVAEYFEQAVDAGANAKQAANWIMGDIAAYLKTEKLSITEIPLKPASLGELISLIEAGTISGKMAKDLLPELLTNGGSAKELVESKGMSQISDTGALETMIDEVLAANPKELEQYRAGKTKLLGFFVGQVMKQTGGRADPKLTNQLLARKLNA from the coding sequence ATGACCACAGCTGCATCGGTTAAAACTCAGTACGAAGCGATTATCGGGCTGGAAACCCATTGTCAGCTTAGTACCAAAACTAAGATTTTTTCCAGTTCCTCGACGGAATTTGGAGCACCTCCCAACACGAATATTGATCCGATTTGCATGGGAATGCCAGGGGTGTTGCCTGTACTGAATCAGAAGGTGCTGGAATATGCCGTGAAAACCGGCTTGGCGCTTAACTGCGAAATTGCTAAGTACAGCAAATTTGACCGCAAGCAGTATTTTTACCCAGATTTGCCGAAGAACTATCAGATATCTCAGTATGACTTGCCGATTGCAGAGCATGGCTGGTTGGAGATTGAGCTGGTGGATGAGGAAGGCAATGGCAGACGCAAGCGCATTGGCATTACGCGCCTGCACATGGAGGAGGATGCCGGCAAGTTGGTGCACGCCGGCAGTGATCGTCTGTCGGGTTCGACTTACTCGCTGGTAGATTACAATCGTGCCGGTATTCCTTTAGTTGAAATTGTCTCAGAACCGGATATTCGTTCTGGGCAAGAGGCGGCTGAATACGCTCAAGAATTGCAGCGGATTGTGCGCTATCTTGGCGTCAGCGATGGCAATATGCAAGAAGGTTCGCTGCGCTGTGATGTCAATATCTCTGTTCGTCCGGTTGGACAAGAGAAGTTTGGCACGAAGGTGGAGATTAAAAATATGAACTCCTTCAGTGCAATTGCGCGGGCGATTGATTATGAAATTGAGCGGCAAATTGCTGCCGTGGAAGCCGGTGAGCGAATTTATCAAGAAACGCGGCTTTGGGAAGAAGGCAGTCAGCGCACGATCAGTATGCGCTTGAAGGAAGGTTCTAGCGATTATCGCTATTTCCCAGAACCGGATTTATCTCCGATTGAAGTGTCGGCGAAACAGTTAGAGCAGTGGAAATCTGAGTTGCCTCAGTTGCCGGCGCACAAACGCCACCACTACGAAACTGAATTAGGGCTTTCTGCTTATGATGCGCGGGTGCTGACGGAGGACCGGCAAGTGGCAGAATATTTTGAGCAGGCGGTGGATGCCGGTGCGAATGCCAAGCAAGCGGCTAACTGGATTATGGGGGATATTGCGGCTTACCTGAAAACGGAAAAGCTCAGCATTACAGAAATTCCCCTCAAGCCGGCAAGTTTAGGCGAACTGATTTCCCTGATCGAAGCCGGCACGATTAGCGGCAAGATGGCGAAGGATCTGCTGCCAGAGTTGCTAACAAACGGTGGATCTGCCAAGGAATTGGTAGAAAGCAAGGGAATGAGCCAAATTTCCGACACCGGCGCTTTGGAAACCATGATTGATGAAGTGCTGGCGGCGAATCCCAAGGAACTGGAACAATATCGTGCCGGTAAAACGAAGCTGCTGGGCTTTTTTGTCGGACAGGTGATGAAACAAACCGGGGGACGCGCCGATCCCAAGCTCACCAACCAACTGCTAGCTCGTAAGTTGAACGCTTAG
- a CDS encoding OmpA family protein — protein sequence MALSEENPGSREQPEGFVSESVQLQEDSAAQLEVLLDLLMELNIIDSDEKPVAETLSSQNDSNGKVAEAERLTNVTSQPPLLDNSPEISGSHQSDVADLNGSIEELKSWLLLPASKQETPAQAEQENLDSNPEDKNLAEFSAPAQTEIADLNPTRFSAPAPADIADLSTTIADLKKWLLPAQRQEEPTKSAAPAQPDVGDLDANREDENAAESSAPVSPNFAALDATLEKWQNRINQRQQLENNAEESLSTGQESKEPVNPVESLQNLLFGSQLTEIEDFKKLLTESELPGVHSQLSNIQYKLENIEHQLYDPEQLMKLLLPWIAHILSLKISDSKEEVIQAIVPIIDEVIKNRTQQNKLAMSAAIADLLPGAISQQIKNSPQEMANAIAPEIAFAIKEQIRLDRDAIAEALAPEMGRAIKEQIRLERDVMVDALYPVIGNTITRYLGEAIRSINEKASSALSVEGVQRKIRAKVQGVSEAELILREAMPFSVPAIFLIHKTSGLIISDVQHSGNQRLESEMVAGMLTAIRSFVNECIVQSGEISELNEIEYGDSKIILEVAGYCYLAVVVKGDPSKKFIESIRKTLSVIILEYGQPIEFFNGDPATIPEPVPALLETLMNSAAEKLPAKQPRALLGIGLLALSLILVPWGFYSYRNKIERGIEAKAGSALASAPELAVYRLSVDAEGKTLKLTGNLPNQELREKAAKIAKAAVPTLSLDNQIIAVDVPPDPVLVAAEVKRATDVLNQIKGVSISTKYAERKVTVEGTVREKTDTQKIVQALKQIPGVQSVISTIQFNPLQITSRIYFEPGSAALSPAYLKTIIQIKSFLQQYPEKNLRIIGHSDALGNQTTNQQLARQRAIAVRDALVSQGVDPKRLQAIGKAKPPAGVESNQPLLLSRCVVFEPATPARTNTQ from the coding sequence ATGGCTTTATCGGAAGAAAATCCAGGAAGCAGGGAACAGCCAGAGGGGTTTGTTTCTGAATCTGTTCAGTTACAAGAGGATTCAGCAGCTCAGCTTGAAGTTTTGCTGGATCTTTTGATGGAACTGAACATCATTGATTCAGATGAAAAACCCGTTGCTGAAACCCTTTCATCCCAAAATGATTCCAACGGTAAAGTTGCGGAAGCTGAGCGCTTGACAAATGTCACCTCTCAGCCTCCACTGCTAGATAATTCACCAGAAATATCAGGTTCGCATCAGTCAGATGTAGCAGATTTAAATGGCAGTATCGAAGAATTAAAAAGTTGGTTGCTGCTACCGGCATCAAAACAAGAAACGCCGGCACAGGCAGAGCAAGAGAATTTAGATAGCAACCCAGAAGACAAAAATCTTGCCGAATTCTCAGCGCCGGCACAGACAGAGATTGCCGATTTAAATCCCACAAGATTCTCAGCGCCGGCACCGGCAGATATCGCAGATTTAAGTACCACCATAGCCGACTTAAAAAAATGGCTGCTGCCGGCACAGAGGCAAGAAGAACCAACAAAATCCGCAGCGCCGGCACAACCAGACGTTGGAGATTTAGATGCTAACCGAGAGGATGAAAATGCTGCCGAATCTTCAGCGCCGGTGTCACCGAATTTTGCCGCTTTAGACGCGACACTTGAGAAATGGCAAAATCGGATAAATCAGCGCCAGCAGCTTGAAAATAATGCTGAAGAATCCCTGTCAACGGGACAAGAATCAAAAGAGCCGGTTAATCCTGTTGAAAGTTTGCAAAATCTTCTATTTGGCTCTCAACTCACAGAAATAGAAGATTTTAAAAAGCTGCTGACTGAATCAGAATTGCCTGGAGTTCATAGCCAGCTTTCAAACATTCAATATAAGCTAGAAAATATCGAACATCAGCTTTACGATCCTGAACAGTTAATGAAGCTTTTGCTGCCTTGGATCGCTCACATTCTCAGCCTCAAAATTTCTGACTCTAAAGAAGAAGTCATTCAGGCAATCGTCCCAATTATTGATGAAGTTATTAAAAATAGAACCCAACAAAATAAGCTTGCAATGAGTGCGGCAATTGCTGATTTGTTACCGGGAGCAATTTCTCAACAAATTAAGAACTCTCCCCAAGAAATGGCGAATGCGATTGCTCCAGAAATCGCCTTTGCAATTAAAGAGCAAATTCGGCTAGATCGAGACGCAATTGCCGAAGCGTTAGCACCGGAAATGGGGAGAGCGATTAAAGAACAAATTCGGCTTGAACGAGATGTCATGGTAGATGCGCTTTATCCCGTTATTGGTAATACCATTACGCGATATCTGGGAGAAGCGATTCGCTCTATCAATGAAAAAGCCTCAAGCGCCTTGAGTGTAGAAGGAGTTCAGCGCAAAATCCGCGCCAAAGTTCAGGGAGTCTCTGAGGCAGAATTAATCCTCCGGGAAGCCATGCCGTTTAGCGTGCCGGCCATTTTCTTGATTCACAAAACATCAGGACTAATTATTTCAGATGTTCAGCATTCTGGAAATCAAAGATTAGAATCTGAAATGGTGGCGGGGATGTTAACGGCTATCCGCAGCTTTGTGAATGAATGTATTGTTCAGTCGGGAGAAATTTCGGAACTCAATGAAATTGAATATGGGGATTCTAAAATTATTTTGGAAGTGGCAGGATACTGCTATTTAGCGGTAGTCGTTAAAGGAGATCCCTCCAAAAAGTTTATTGAAAGCATCCGAAAAACCTTGAGCGTTATCATTTTAGAATACGGTCAGCCTATCGAATTTTTTAATGGCGATCCGGCAACCATACCAGAGCCAGTACCGGCGTTATTAGAAACATTAATGAACTCTGCAGCAGAGAAGCTGCCGGCGAAACAACCCCGCGCCCTTTTAGGAATTGGTTTACTTGCTTTAAGCCTAATTTTAGTGCCTTGGGGATTTTATTCCTACCGCAATAAAATTGAACGGGGCATTGAAGCCAAAGCCGGTTCTGCCTTAGCCTCCGCGCCCGAATTAGCTGTTTATCGTTTGAGCGTTGATGCTGAGGGAAAAACTTTGAAATTGACCGGAAACTTGCCTAATCAAGAACTCCGAGAAAAAGCTGCTAAAATTGCCAAAGCCGCAGTCCCAACCCTGAGTTTAGATAATCAAATTATTGCCGTTGATGTACCTCCTGATCCCGTATTAGTCGCAGCGGAAGTAAAACGGGCAACCGATGTTTTAAATCAGATAAAGGGCGTGTCTATTTCAACAAAATATGCCGAACGTAAAGTCACCGTAGAGGGAACGGTTAGGGAAAAAACAGACACCCAGAAAATCGTCCAAGCCCTCAAACAAATTCCGGGGGTTCAATCTGTTATCAGCACGATACAGTTCAATCCGCTCCAGATTACCAGCCGAATCTACTTTGAGCCTGGATCTGCCGCACTCAGCCCTGCCTATCTCAAAACTATTATCCAGATTAAAAGTTTTTTACAGCAATACCCTGAGAAAAACCTTAGGATAATAGGTCATAGCGATGCCCTGGGCAATCAAACCACAAATCAGCAGTTAGCGCGACAACGGGCGATAGCTGTGCGAGACGCGCTTGTGAGTCAAGGTGTCGATCCCAAGCGACTACAAGCGATTGGGAAAGCAAAACCTCCTGCGGGTGTGGAGTCCAATCAACCGTTACTGTTAAGCAGATGTGTGGTATTTGAACCGGCAACACCGGCAAGAACCAACACTCAGTAA
- a CDS encoding Rab family GTPase — protein sequence MSMISKKMCLVGDFGVGKTSLIRRFVDRQFSDQYLSTVGVKISRKNIELIGAKEQEKLDLQLLIWDLEGHTKFKAIAPSYLQGASGAVIVADVSRQETIERIPEHLQLFTSVNPKSSIIIALNKSDLIDEEKLAKLFELVEDLSHEQILSIHTTSAKIGKDVDEIFQKLAYKMVEPV from the coding sequence ATGTCAATGATATCAAAAAAAATGTGCCTGGTCGGCGATTTTGGCGTTGGAAAAACTAGCTTAATTCGCCGATTTGTTGATCGCCAGTTTAGCGATCAGTACCTTTCAACAGTTGGTGTTAAAATTTCTCGAAAAAATATTGAACTGATTGGGGCGAAGGAGCAGGAAAAGCTAGATTTACAGCTGTTAATATGGGACTTAGAAGGGCATACTAAATTTAAGGCGATTGCCCCAAGTTACTTACAAGGAGCCAGTGGTGCGGTGATCGTTGCAGATGTGAGCCGGCAAGAAACCATTGAGCGAATTCCAGAGCATCTTCAGCTCTTTACATCTGTTAACCCCAAAAGCTCTATCATTATCGCTTTAAATAAATCCGACCTCATTGATGAAGAAAAACTGGCAAAGCTTTTTGAGCTTGTCGAGGATCTCTCTCACGAGCAAATACTAAGCATCCATACAACTTCGGCAAAAATCGGCAAAGACGTAGATGAAATCTTTCAGAAATTAGCTTACAAAATGGTAGAGCCGGTGTAA